The nucleotide sequence CTCCGCAACGAACCGGTGATAATGCAGCGGATAGAGTATCTTGAAAGCGCACTGAAACATGCAAAGGCCGATGATGGAAAAGACTACGCGAAGGCTCTTCTGCTTTTTTCTCTATTCATTGAGCATGTATCATTGTTCTCTCAGTTCCTGATTATCATGTCATTCAATAAATACAGAAACCAGTTCAAGGGTATTTCCAATGTAGTGGAGGCGACATCGAAAGAAGAGCAGATTCACGGAAATTTCGGGATCGAACTCATAAAGATTATCCGAAAAGAACATCCCGAATGGTTCGACGAAACATACGAAAGAACTATCAAAAGCCTGTGCCTCCAGGCCTATGAATCAGAGAAAGATATTATCGACTGGATTTTCGAAAAAGGTGAATTTGATTTTCTGCCTAAAAAGGTTATCAGAGAATTCGTCAAGAACAGATTAAATAACTCCCTTGAAAGTATCGAGATCCCTGGAATATTCACACTCGATACCAATCTCGTAAAAGAGACCGAGTGGTTTGACGATGAAGTAATCGCAACAAAGCACGTGGATTTCTTCGCCAAGAGGTCAATCAATTACACAAAAAAAGCTCAAAGCGTAACCGCCGACGATCTGTTCTGATGGGGTAAAATTATGAAATGGTTGACTGACTTAAGCCGAACATTCCTTGAACGGGGTTATCTTGCAAAAGGACAAACAGCAGAAGAAAGAATTCGCGAAATTGCGGATACCGCCGAAAGGATACTGGGCATTGAAAACTATTCCGAGAAGTTTTTCCGCTATATGTCCGAAGGATACTATTCCCTGGCATCCCCTGTCTGGACAAACTTCGGCAATAAACGGGGTCTGCCCGTAAGCTGTTTCGGCTCCTGCATCAACGACAACATGGGCAGTATCCTTTTTTCCCATGCAGAAGCTGGAATGATGTCGAAACTCGGGGGTGGTACATCGGGATATTTCGGAAAAGTTCGGCCCAGGGGATCGCTGATTACCGACAATGGAGAATCCTCCGGCTCGGTCCATTTCATGCGTCTTTTTGAAACCCTTGTCGATATTGTCAGCCAGGGATCCACCCGCAGGGGCCATTTCTCCCCCTATCTCCCCATCAATCACCCGGATGCCGCGGAGTTCCTTGCCATCGGA is from Marispirochaeta sp. and encodes:
- a CDS encoding ribonucleotide-diphosphate reductase subunit beta; amino-acid sequence: MRQFNAEKITMAVNKAMTSSNEKTKQREPDVFSARLNLKPYEYPHLYEYVDAIRHSYWIHTEFKFDGDVQDFKVHLSDSERDAIRKTMLAISQIEVAVKTFWGDVYKKLPKPEIGAVGATFAESEVRHHDAYSHLLEILGLNHEFENLRNEPVIMQRIEYLESALKHAKADDGKDYAKALLLFSLFIEHVSLFSQFLIIMSFNKYRNQFKGISNVVEATSKEEQIHGNFGIELIKIIRKEHPEWFDETYERTIKSLCLQAYESEKDIIDWIFEKGEFDFLPKKVIREFVKNRLNNSLESIEIPGIFTLDTNLVKETEWFDDEVIATKHVDFFAKRSINYTKKAQSVTADDLF